A single region of the Rattus rattus isolate New Zealand chromosome 8, Rrattus_CSIRO_v1, whole genome shotgun sequence genome encodes:
- the LOC116907126 gene encoding protein S100-A11-like, translating to MPTETGSHTEIAVFQKYSRKDGNSCRLSKTKFLFFLDTELAAFIKNQKDPSVLDHTMKLDLNSDGQLDFQGLLNLIDSLAIACRESFLWLSQKRF from the coding sequence ATGCCTACAGAGACTGGGAGCCACACTGAGATTGCTGTTTTCCAAAAGTACAGCAGGAAGGATGGGAACAGCTGTCGACTCTCCAAAACcaagttccttttcttcttggaCACTGAGTTGGCTGCTTTCATAAAGAATCAGAAGGACCCCAGCGTCCTTGACCACACGATGAAGCTGGACCTCAACAGTGATGGGCAGCTAGATTTCCAAGGGTTACTCAACCTTATTGACAGCTTAGCTATAGCGTGCCGCGAATCCTTCCTCTGGCTTTCCCAGAAACGTTTCTAA